One genomic window of Parasteatoda tepidariorum isolate YZ-2023 chromosome 9, CAS_Ptep_4.0, whole genome shotgun sequence includes the following:
- the LOC139426410 gene encoding alpha-latrotoxin-Lt1a-like encodes MVDYFRNNMGLKQKMLLSNGKTQSLSKKVKRELTKKQICKGLEIGSITAELAANVAGDVNSIPVIGEVTGIFTAGTAIASHTAKAGIDITRAVMECDDINFDEIKEIMDKKFSEMERKLDQITSALNMVSELVGKTLYTVERTRQEMKEGFKRVIDSIENSKIEKVVLKIKNFVEYFESEKERIQSLEKDDYVSDLKESELLDYLKKSRTPTGDSLQTAIFEILEQNYAIPDDREDKIAFTALYALLYGTQAYVEVMYFLIEKYAYLANDSYERYNLKSFNDYFNLIKTTFNGFKFTFIGTASKKGLIDKVIKTFDTVFKSNFDKNTNEDISQRIDSLNVMKTNIKNMILPIIEQVPENTIEISFTLSQVYVPIGDWKTGTKVKYALQYVQDGKYSKVSDWTESFTVQEKASPFLKLSVDPNRRTRLVFRRLNSEKPKLVGVVDPYTTEFRDINRDLYDAAGSVNEQSVQDDMAELIRNGADIETDFEKGRKAIHAAAQHGNAVLTLRFILGANDPNVNVTDSYGYSPLHLAADAGRDDFVQLLVDAGSDINAKTVSLQLTPLHMVTRKGYEKTVSKLLFHRKLNVNEKNVDGFTPLHTAVIGGYKVVEALFARPEIDMNAKSNAGLTPFHLAVMKNDKVVVESLLKSTKVEVNAGDKNNMTALHFACMVGYSNMVRLLVNTKGIDVNVKAIENKWSPLHYAIFFKHNDAAIELLKAKDVDVNLLTDGNVTPLHLAIVKGLTIIALDLLSKDAIVDKTTDDGLTPLHAAAFRGMSDVIQILHKKGSNIDAKTKEGLTPLHVAATSGHLEAVKSLLELGADVRIRDSEGNSFFYLAVQNGHTNIVKYSVENNKIDINSNDNWRPQQGKGLQKVAYWAVCDALNFGKMEVVKYLVGQLKNYVCNPVQTAAGAGYLDIVKYLVEEVQMDANGEPGVLPPILSAADSNRLNIVKYLVEKGVDVNSDFRGMFLITLVVIRRQLRMLEYIVEQGAKVDVKTQSGGTLLHEAVTNGKNVLKFLVEQNKININAQDTDGNTALHVAANYNDLEAINFLCSKGADVTIKNSIGETAYDTIQKQGVKPKCLTPKSYLLLKRNVDSILKTDELNSEGANLLSNNDIDNFPMKTFQAENKLNSGLKFNMNDDIKSSFKAIPNHSDGSNIYEPHAIKNMDINGTMLLVDLLLRKITDNKLNFKKDNVMTLLEARAGALNIVEIFDSLMETADEDIDLFDLYSAVRKALMRGNRDKLLNILHDNMQKIPKFKSELFFSILGEKLLNDNV; translated from the coding sequence ATGGTAGACTATTTTCGAAACAACATGggtcttaaacaaaaaatgttgcTTTCAAATGGTAAAACGCAGTCACTTTCGAAGAAGGTGAAGCGAGAACTTACCAAGAAACAAATATGCAAAGGATTGGAAATTGGATCGATAACAGCCGAACTTGCAGCTAACGTTGCGGGTGATGTAAATTCCATACCAGTGATTGGCGAAGTAACAGGTATTTTTACCGCAGGAACTGCTATAGCAAGCCATACTGCAAAAGCCGGTATAGATATTACTCGTGCTGTTATGGAATGTGATGATATAAATTTCGATGAAATCAAAGAGATAATGGACAAAAAATTCAGCGAAATGGAAAGAAAACTTGATCAAATCACTAGCGCGTTAAACATGGTTTCTGAACTGGTGGGCAAAACGCTGTACACTGTAGAGAGAACAAGGCAGGAAATGAAAGAAGGATTTAAAAGAGTCATAGATTCCATCgagaattcaaaaattgaaaaagttgtaCTGAAGATAAAGAACTTTGTAGAATACTTTGAGAGCGAGAAAGAAAGAATTCAAAGTTTAGAGAAAGACGATTATGTTTCTGACCTAAAAGAATCAGAATTATTGGATTACTTGAAGAAGTCACGAACGCCGACAGGGGATAGTTTACAAACAGCCATTTTCGAAATTCTGGAGCAAAACTATGCCATTCCCGACGATCGAGAAGATAAAATAGCATTTACTGCTTTGTATGCTTTGCTTTATGGTACTCAAGCATACGTTGAGGTAATGTATTTCTTAATTGAGAAATACGCTTACCTAGCAAATGATTCTTATGAGAGATACaacttgaaaagttttaatgactatttcaatttgataaaaactacatttaatggatttaaatttacttttattggcACTGCTAGCAAAAAAGGTTTGATTGATAAggttattaaaacttttgatacagtatttaaaagcaattttgataaaaatacgaATGAGGACATAAGTCAACGGATTGATTctttaaatgttatgaaaactaatattaagAACATGATTTTACCTATAATAGAACAGGTCCCTGAAAACaccattgaaatttcatttactttatcaCAAGTGTATGTTCCTATAGGAGACTGGAAGACAGGAACCAAAGTGAAGTATGCTTTGCAGTACGTACAAGATGGTAAATATTCTAAAGTCAGTGATTGGACGGAGTCTTTTACAGTGCAAGAGAAGGCCAGCCCTTTCTTGAAATTATCAGTGGATCCAAATAGAAGAACAAGATTGGTTTTTAGAAGGTTGAACAGTGAAAAACCAAAACTTGTTGGTGTTGTTGATCCCTACACTACTGAATTCAGGGACATCAATAGGGATTTATATGACGCTGCCGGAAGTGTTAACGAGCAATCTGTTCAAGATGATATGGCAGAGTTGATACGAAATGGAGCAGACATTGAAACTGATTTTGAGAAGGGCAGGAAAGCTATACACGCCGCAGCGCAACACGGGAATGCCGTATTAACATTACGTTTCATATTAGGAGCTAATGATCCGAATGTTAATGTTACTGACTCATATGGTTACAGTCCCCTACACTTAGCTGCCGACGCAGGGCGAGATGATTTTGTTCAATTGTTAGTAGACGCTGGGTCGGATATAAATGCCAAAACAGTTTCTCTACAACTAACACCACTGCATATGGTGACTCGAAAAGGTTATGAAAAAACAGTTAGCAAACTATTGTTTCATAGAAAGCTCAATGTAAATGAAAAGAATGTCGATGGGTTTACTCCTTTGCATACAGCTGTCATAGGTGGTTATAAAGTAGTCGAAGCTTTGTTCGCTAGACCTGAAATTGATATGAATGCTAAATCCAATGCTGGACTTACTCCTTTTCACCTTGCAGTAATGAAAAATGATAAGGTAGTCGTTGAATCATTACTGAAGAGTACTAAAGTGGAAGTGAATGCTGGAGATAAAAACAATATGACCGCTCTTCATTTCGCATGCATGGTAGGATATTCAAACATGGTTCGTTTGTTAGTCAATACCAAAGGAATCGATGTCAATGTAAAAGCAATTGAAAACAAATGGTCACCTTTGCATTACgcgatattttttaagcataatgaTGCTGCCATTGagcttttaaaagcaaaagatGTAGACGTTAACTTGTTAACTGATGGGAACGTTACGCCACTTCATTTGGCAATTGTAAAGGGTCTGACAATTATAGCTTTGGACTTGTTAAGCAAAGACGCGATCGTTGATAAAACTACAGATGATGGATTAACTCCACTCCATGCAGCAGCTTTCCGTGGTATGAGCGATGTTATTCAAATATTGCACAAGAAGGGTTCAAATATTGATGCAAAAACGAAGGAAGGTCTAACACCTTTGCACGTGGCTGCAACTTCAGGACATCTAGAAGCAGTGAAAAGCCTTTTAGAACTTGGTGCTGATGTCCGCATCAGGGACTCTGAAGGTAACTCTTTTTTCTATCTCGCTGTTCAGAATGGACACACTAACATTGTTAAGTATTCCGTTGAAAACAATAAGATCGATATCAACTCTAATGATAACTGGAGACCCCAACAAGGTAAAGGACTTCAGAAAGTTGCCTATTGGGCAGTTTGCGATGCTCTCAACTTTGGTAAGATGGAAGTCGTTAAGTATCTAGTTGGACAACTGAAAAATTACGTTTGTAATCCTGTACAAACAGCAGCTGGAGCTGGATACTTAgacattgttaaatatttagttgaGGAGGTACAAATGGATGCCAATGGAGAACCTGGAGTTTTACCTCCAATCCTTTCAGCAGCCGATAGTAATCGTTTAAACATCGTAAAATATCTAGTTGAGAAAGGCGTTGATGTCAATTCTGATTTTCGTGGTATGTTTCTTATTACTCTCGTCGTCATTCGAAGACAACTTAGAATGTTAGAATATATAGTGGAACAAGGGGCGAAGGTTGATGTCAAAACTCAATCCGGTGGTACACTTTTACATGAAGCTGTTACaaatggaaaaaatgttttaaaatttctcgtagagcaaaataaaataaacattaacgCGCAAGACACAGATGGGAATACTGCATTGCACGTGGCTGCAAACTACAATGATTTAGaagctataaattttctttgtagtAAAGGCGCTGATGTTACGATAAAAAACAGCATCGGTGAAACTGCGTATGACACTATTCAAAAGCAGGGTGTCAAACCGAAATGCTTGACCCCAAAAAGTTATTTGCTTTTGAAACGTAACGTagattcaattttgaaaactgatgAACTGAATTCAGAAGGAGCAAATTTATTGTCTAATAACGATATTGATAATTTTCCaatgaaaacttttcaagcggaaaataagttaaacagtggattgaaatttaatatgaatgacGATATAAAAAGTTCTTTCAAAGCAATTCCAAATCACTCTGATGGCTCTAACATTTACGAGCctcatgcaataaaaaatatggatatAAATGGTACAATGCTTTTAGTTGATTTATTACTAAGAAAAATCACCGACAATAAATTGAACTTCAAGAAAGATAACGTTATGACACTACTTGAAGCTCGAGCTGGCGCTCTtaatattgttgaaattttcgaTTCACTTATGGAAACTGCTGATGAAGATATCGATCTTTTTGACTTGTATTCTGCAGTACGAAAAGCACTAATGAGGGGAAACAGAGATaaattattgaacattttaCATGATAACATGCAGaaaattcctaaatttaaatcagaattgTTCTTTTCCATTCTTGGAGAAAAATTGCTGAATGATAatgtttga